The following are encoded together in the Streptomyces rapamycinicus NRRL 5491 genome:
- a CDS encoding YceI family protein, with protein sequence MTLSDGTYRIGPPEARLLIRTSRTGLGRRAGHDLTLEATRWSGEVAVVTDAPERSSVSVTVETDSLDVREGTGGLKPLTEGDRADIKRTLEGKGQLHTAEHPTITFRSTRVTGTPQSFEVMGDLTIKGRSHPVTVHGSAEPDGTLRGSASLTQSTWGIKPYTAFLGALKLADEVRVEFICPGVAGR encoded by the coding sequence ATGACGCTGAGCGACGGAACGTATCGGATAGGCCCGCCGGAGGCCCGGCTGCTGATCAGGACCAGCCGTACCGGGCTCGGCCGGAGGGCGGGGCACGATCTGACGCTCGAGGCCACCCGCTGGTCCGGGGAGGTGGCGGTTGTCACCGACGCCCCTGAGCGGTCGTCGGTGAGCGTGACGGTCGAGACGGACTCGTTGGACGTACGGGAGGGGACCGGCGGGCTGAAGCCACTCACCGAGGGCGACCGGGCAGACATCAAACGGACGCTGGAGGGCAAGGGGCAACTGCACACCGCGGAGCACCCCACGATCACCTTCCGCTCCACCCGCGTCACCGGTACGCCGCAGTCGTTCGAGGTCATGGGCGACCTCACCATCAAGGGCCGGTCCCACCCGGTGACGGTGCACGGGAGCGCCGAGCCGGACGGAACGCTGCGCGGCTCGGCGTCCCTCACGCAGTCCACCTGGGGAATCAAGCCGTACACCGCGTTCCTGGGCGCGCTGAAGCTGGCCGACGAGGTCCGGGTGGAGTTCATATGCCCCGGCGTGGCGGGCCGTTGA